In Ornithinibacter aureus, the genomic stretch CGAGCGGGGACGCGATGAGGAAGGTCAGGGTGATCGAGAGGGGGATGCCGGCGGCGACGAACCCGATGAACAGCGGGATCGAGCTGCACGAGCAGAACGGCGTGACGGCGCCGAGCACGACCGCGAGGACGAGCCCGGTGAACAGGCCCTTGCCCGCCAGGTAGTCGCGCGCCCGCTCGAGGTCAAGGCTGGCGCGCAGCATCCCGACGACGAACATCAGGCCGGCCAGAAGCAGGAAGATCTTCACGGTGTCGTAGAGGAAGAAGTGGATGCCGCCGCCGAGCCGGGTGCCGAGGTCGAGACCGCCGAGGTCACCGAGCAGCCAGGTCCAGAACCGCTCGTTCGCCCACCACAGCACCCCCCAGGCAACCGCTGCGAGCGCGAGGCCCAGCCACAGGACCGGCTCGGTCCGTGGGCGGTTCGCGATGCTCGTCGGGACCCTCACACCCCACGTATACGCCGGTCGGCGTCCGGCCGGACGCCGCGTGTGAGCAACGCCACGAGATATCGACAATCATCGATATAGACAGCCGGGGGGCGCGGGGGGACGCTGGAGGCATGGCCGAACGAACAGTGCGCGAAGACCTCCGCGACGAGGTCCGCTCCCACTACGCACGGGTTGCCTCCCAGCTCGTTACTGCCGAGGAGGCGGTCCCCGCAACGGGTGGGGCGACGTGCTGCGGGCCGACCCCGGGCCAGGCTGCCGGCTCGGGCACCTGCTGTGGGGCCGAGGCCGCCCCGGGGCCGACCTTCGGCGCCTCGCTGTACTCCTCGGCAGAGCTGGTCGACCTGCCGGTGGCCGCGGTGGGGGCCAGCCTCGGGTGCGGAAACCCGATCCTGCTGGCCGAGCTGCGCGAGGGGGAGCGGGTCCTCGACCTGGGCAGCGGCGGCGGGATCGACGTGCTGCTCGCGGCGCGGCGGGTCGGCGATGACGGTTTCGTCTACGGCGTCGACATGACCGACGAGATGCTGCGCCTGGCCTGGGAGAACGCGGGCACGGCGGGTGTCGAGAACGTCGAGTTCAGGAAGGGCTTCATCGAGGACCTGCCCCTGCCCGACGGCGAGGTCGACGTCGTCATCTCCAACTGCGTGCTCAACCTGTCGACCGATGCGCCCCGTGATGTCGGAGATGCACCGGGTGCTGCGGCCGGGAGGGCGCATCGGCCTCTCCGACGTCGTCGCCGAGGACCGGCTCAGCGCCGCCGAGCGTGCCGAACGGGGCTCCTTCGCCGGCTGCATCGCCGGGGCGATGTCGCGTCGGGAGTACCTCGACGGCCTGGCCGCAGCGGGCTTCGTGGAGGCGGAGGTGACGTTCACGCACGAGGTGGCGGACGGCATCCACGGGGCGATCAT encodes the following:
- a CDS encoding methyltransferase domain-containing protein → MAERTVREDLRDEVRSHYARVASQLVTAEEAVPATGGATCCGPTPGQAAGSGTCCGAEAAPGPTFGASLYSSAELVDLPVAAVGASLGCGNPILLAELREGERVLDLGSGGGIDVLLAARRVGDDGFVYGVDMTDEMLRLAWENAGTAGVENVEFRKGFIEDLPLPDGEVDVVISNCVLNLSTDAPRDVGDAPGAAAGRAHRPLRRRRRGPAQRRRACRTGLLRRLHRRGDVASGVPRRPGRSGLRGGGGDVHARGGGRHPRGDHPRRQAPGARAVEVMSPGSASDITSARW